One genomic window of Phoenix dactylifera cultivar Barhee BC4 chromosome 6, palm_55x_up_171113_PBpolish2nd_filt_p, whole genome shotgun sequence includes the following:
- the LOC103705249 gene encoding WD40 repeat-containing protein HOS15-like isoform X2, which yields MARNPMESNDELNYLVIRYLQESGFTNAAFAFGHESRINRIPIEEDLIPPGTLVAIVQKGLLYTELEEKLGNGNSYLMTKNINEVQQMIKEKKEKIKNEQEKENNNKRESKRERQDTDREQEKDKKMKKVNEEEKEKEMQQQEHQDKDIAKNHGDMTKAKLSADGVSGG from the exons ATGGCGAGGAATCCCATGGAGTCCAATGATGAGCTCAATTACCTCGTCATCCGATACCTCCAGGAGTCCG GTTTCACAAATGCAGCATTTGCTTTTGGACATGAGTCAAGAATTAATAGAATTCCTATTGAGGAAGATCTAATTCCGCCAGGTACTCTTGTTGCAATTGTACAAAAGGGCCTTCTGTACACAGAATTGGAGGAAAAATTGGGCAAC GGTAATTCTTACCTCATGACAAAAAACATCAATGAAGTACAACAAAtgatcaaagaaaagaaagaaaaaattaaaaatgagcaagaaaaggaaaataataataaacgtGAAAGCAAAAGAGAAAGACAGGATACAGATAGAGAACAGGAAAAGgataagaaaatgaaaaaggttaatgaggaagaaaaggaaaaggaaatgcAACAACAGGAGCACCAAGATAAAGATATTGCAAAAAATCATGGAGATATGACAAAAGCTAAACTTAGTGCAGATGGAGTTTCTGGAG GATGA
- the LOC103705247 gene encoding WD40 repeat-containing protein HOS15-like isoform X2: MASDDSPPSPPLSFLSRPVTTDELNFLVSRYLQESGFTNAAFAFEYESGIKKFNFEDNLIPPGALLTAVRNSIQSIEPMMEIIEARRTWEEQKNMFMNRLEFIEQKCELLQAQVAEVLARCGPTQKSPEGRPSDDAETQETRQCPGAPNDPEVLQHQVVLSSSGHAIAPVQGKVCEAKEDGVRSEKLD; encoded by the exons ATGGCGAGCGACGACTCTCCCCCGTCACCCCCGCTGTCGTTCCTGTCCCGACCCGTCACCACCGACGAGCTCAACTTCCTCGTCTCCCGCTACCTCCAAGAGTCTG GCTTCACAAATGCCGCATTTGCTTTCGAATATGAGTCTGGGATTAAGAAATTTAATTTTGAGGATAATTTGATTCCACCTGGTGCTCTTTTGACTGCTGTGCGAAATAGCATTCAAAGCATAGAGCCTATGATGGAAATCATAGAAGCTAGAAGGACCTGGGAAGAGCAGAAGAATATGTTCATGAACCGGTTAGAGTTCATCGAACAGAAATGCGAGTTACTTCAAGCTCAAGTTGCTGAGGTCTTGGCAAGGTGTGGTCCAACACAAAAGTCCCCCGAGGGACGCCCATCTGATGATGCAGAGACACAAGAAACCAGACAG TGTCCTGGGGCTCCTAATGATCCTGAAGTTTTACAACATCAGGTAGTACTGTCATCTTCTGGTCATGCCATTGCACCTGTGCAG GGTAAAGTCTGTGAAGCCAAGGAGGACGGGGTTAGGAGTGAAAAACTTGACTAA
- the LOC103705249 gene encoding WD40 repeat-containing protein HOS15-like isoform X3 yields MARNPMESNDELNYLVIRYLQESGTLVAIVQKGLLYTELEEKLGNGNSYLMTKNINEVQQMIKEKKEKIKNEQEKENNNKRESKRERQDTDREQEKDKKMKKVNEEEKEKEMQQQEHQDKDIAKNHGDMTKAKLSADGVSGVHRLTQKSSYGMRN; encoded by the exons ATGGCGAGGAATCCCATGGAGTCCAATGATGAGCTCAATTACCTCGTCATCCGATACCTCCAGGAGTCCG GTACTCTTGTTGCAATTGTACAAAAGGGCCTTCTGTACACAGAATTGGAGGAAAAATTGGGCAAC GGTAATTCTTACCTCATGACAAAAAACATCAATGAAGTACAACAAAtgatcaaagaaaagaaagaaaaaattaaaaatgagcaagaaaaggaaaataataataaacgtGAAAGCAAAAGAGAAAGACAGGATACAGATAGAGAACAGGAAAAGgataagaaaatgaaaaaggttaatgaggaagaaaaggaaaaggaaatgcAACAACAGGAGCACCAAGATAAAGATATTGCAAAAAATCATGGAGATATGACAAAAGCTAAACTTAGTGCAGATGGAGTTTCTGGAG TGCATCGTTTGACTCAAAAATCAAGTTATGGGATGCGGAACTAG
- the LOC103705248 gene encoding WD40 repeat-containing protein HOS15-like, with the protein MALNSVTPVELDILVYRYLQDKGYTHAAFAFDYESGINKIPIENDLVLSGSLVALVEKGLENLELEANLGKQMPLEAERNGVPMEVDEMQSMWREKMQEIDGYIKLGKRYSELEQRIKDIKLQLVALLRSGDGGAPPGPPA; encoded by the exons ATGGCCTTGAACTCGGTCACCCCCGTCGAGCTCGACATCCTCGTCTATCGCTACCTCCAGGACAAAG GTTACACACATGCAGCATTTGCTTTTGATTATGAGTCAGGGATCAACAAAATACCTATTGAGAATGATTTGGTTCTATCGGGCTCTCTTGTCGCACTTGTGGAGAAAGGCCTTGAAAATTTGGAGTTGGAAGCAAACCTGGGCAAGCAGATGCCCTTGGAGGCTGAAAGAAATGGAGTTCCAATGGAAGTTGATGAGATGCAGAGCATGTGGAGAGAGAAAATGCAGGAAATAGATGGGTACATCAAGTTAGGAAAAAGGTACAGTGAGCTAGAGCAGAGGATCAAAGATATAAAACTCCAGTTGGTTGCGCTTCTTAGGAGTGGGGATGGAGGTGCCCCACCAGGACCACCTGCATGA
- the LOC103705249 gene encoding WD40 repeat-containing protein HOS15-like isoform X1, which translates to MARNPMESNDELNYLVIRYLQESGFTNAAFAFGHESRINRIPIEEDLIPPGTLVAIVQKGLLYTELEEKLGNGNSYLMTKNINEVQQMIKEKKEKIKNEQEKENNNKRESKRERQDTDREQEKDKKMKKVNEEEKEKEMQQQEHQDKDIAKNHGDMTKAKLSADGVSGVHRLTQKSSYGMRN; encoded by the exons ATGGCGAGGAATCCCATGGAGTCCAATGATGAGCTCAATTACCTCGTCATCCGATACCTCCAGGAGTCCG GTTTCACAAATGCAGCATTTGCTTTTGGACATGAGTCAAGAATTAATAGAATTCCTATTGAGGAAGATCTAATTCCGCCAGGTACTCTTGTTGCAATTGTACAAAAGGGCCTTCTGTACACAGAATTGGAGGAAAAATTGGGCAAC GGTAATTCTTACCTCATGACAAAAAACATCAATGAAGTACAACAAAtgatcaaagaaaagaaagaaaaaattaaaaatgagcaagaaaaggaaaataataataaacgtGAAAGCAAAAGAGAAAGACAGGATACAGATAGAGAACAGGAAAAGgataagaaaatgaaaaaggttaatgaggaagaaaaggaaaaggaaatgcAACAACAGGAGCACCAAGATAAAGATATTGCAAAAAATCATGGAGATATGACAAAAGCTAAACTTAGTGCAGATGGAGTTTCTGGAG TGCATCGTTTGACTCAAAAATCAAGTTATGGGATGCGGAACTAG